The Paenibacillus dendritiformis region CTTGTTCTGTCCTCCGGAATGGGCGCTGCTTACTTTGACAAGAGAAAGGGTATCATAACTCGGATTGCCCGCGCATAACACAGAACAAGACACCGACATTCATAGTCTAGAGAGGAGACAATAACATTATGCAATCCATCGCTATCATTTCAGATATACATGGGAATTTGCAGGCATTGGAAGCGGTGCTGCAGGATGTGGAGCGCCAAGGCGCCGACCGGATCTACTGTCTTGGCGATGTCGTCGGGAAGGGCCCGAATCCGGCCGAGGCTGTCGATCTCATCTGGGAGCATTGCGATGTGATCGTGCGCGGCAATTGGGATGAACTTGTCCTGCGGATGGAAGAGGACATTCAATTCCGCTGGCATGCCGAACGGCTGGGCGAGAAGCGCCGGAGCATGCTGGCCGCGCTGCCGTTCTCTCATGACTTCATCATGAGCGGCCGGCATATCCGTCTCGTCCATGCGTCTCCGCAGAGCGTCTATCATCGGGTACAGCCGTGGGATGCGGAGGAGAGAAGACTCGGCATGTTCGAATTCACCTCCTCCCTGAACGAGCCTCTTCATCCGTGCCAATCGCCGGATGTTGTTATATACGGGGATATTCATAATGCTTATTTACAGCATCTTCAGGGCCGTACGCTGGTCAATTGCGGCAGCGTGGGCAATCCGCTCGACATTACTCAGGCGTCCTATATTATGCTGCAAGGCAGCTTGGGCCAGGTGACGACAAGCGAATTTTCGATTCATTTTCACCGGGTGCCCTATGATATCGAACGGGCCGTCAGGGCTGCCCAGGAGGCGGATATCCCGGGCCTCCAGCCGTATGTGCGGGAGCTGCGCACCGGAGTATACCGGGGGCTTCAGAGCGGAGAAGCATAGACTCGGAAGCGCGGCATCACCTGACATGCGAGCCTGAGCGGACGATGAGGACAGCCCGGAACGGTCTGTCCTGTTTGTCATGCGGCGGCCGAAGTCATGGACTCCTTTTCCATATCATGCTATGCTGTGTAGCGGTGATATCGATGTTCCGAATCGGAGAATTTTCAAAATTAACGCAAGTGTCCATCCGAATGCTGCGATATTATGATGAAGTCGGTCTGTTGAAGCCGGCCCGGGTTGACAAGCTTACAGGCTATCGGCTCTATTCCGTTGACCAAATACCCGTGATACAGCAAATTATCCTTTTGCGGGATATGGAATTCAATGTTTCTGAAATCGCTTACGCCCTTGCCAACTGGGACGAGTCCTTCATTATCGGGCTATTGGAGAATAAAAAGAAAGAAATACAAACGGCGATCCGGCGGGAATTAGAGCACATCGCCAAAATCGACGTCGCGATAAAAGATATCCGGGAGGAGAATCTGGCGGTTCATCACAATGTAACGGTAAAAAACATACCGAGCTATAAAATATTGTCCCTGCGAAAAGTCATTCCCAACTATGATCGGGAGGGCGAGTTGTGGAAGGAGCTATTTGCATTTATTGAAGAAGAACGGATTGATATACCAAAAGGAGCGGGCAATATCGCTATTTTTCATGATTCGGATCGTAAGGATGCCGATGTGGATGTGGAAGTAGGCGTGATCGTCAATCAACTGGGCGAGAATAAAGGCGGATTCGAGTACAGGGAGACCGAAGCGGTCGATACGATGGCTTGCGTCATGGTATATGGCCCGTTCGACAACATTGCCCGCGCGTATCA contains the following coding sequences:
- a CDS encoding metallophosphoesterase family protein, which translates into the protein MQSIAIISDIHGNLQALEAVLQDVERQGADRIYCLGDVVGKGPNPAEAVDLIWEHCDVIVRGNWDELVLRMEEDIQFRWHAERLGEKRRSMLAALPFSHDFIMSGRHIRLVHASPQSVYHRVQPWDAEERRLGMFEFTSSLNEPLHPCQSPDVVIYGDIHNAYLQHLQGRTLVNCGSVGNPLDITQASYIMLQGSLGQVTTSEFSIHFHRVPYDIERAVRAAQEADIPGLQPYVRELRTGVYRGLQSGEA
- a CDS encoding MerR family transcriptional regulator, which gives rise to MFRIGEFSKLTQVSIRMLRYYDEVGLLKPARVDKLTGYRLYSVDQIPVIQQIILLRDMEFNVSEIAYALANWDESFIIGLLENKKKEIQTAIRRELEHIAKIDVAIKDIREENLAVHHNVTVKNIPSYKILSLRKVIPNYDREGELWKELFAFIEEERIDIPKGAGNIAIFHDSDRKDADVDVEVGVIVNQLGENKGGFEYRETEAVDTMACVMVYGPFDNIARAYHSFAHWLEQHQQYQLAGLTRQISHKGPFNESDPAYYLTEVQTPVLRNTK